One genomic window of Manihot esculenta cultivar AM560-2 chromosome 16, M.esculenta_v8, whole genome shotgun sequence includes the following:
- the LOC110603366 gene encoding glutaredoxin-C9 codes for MQEAIPFRTYIPATATAGSNRRLPPLVVAATGVGNVLVFANGENYVQKLVSENSVIVFGKRGCCMCHVVKKLLLGLGVNPTVFEVDEKEEAAVINELANISGDKDGSDVQFPVVFVGGKLFGGLERVMATHISGELVPILKDAGALWL; via the coding sequence ATGCAAGAAGCAATCCCTTTCAGAACATACATCCCGGCCACCGCCACCGCGGGCAGTAATCGGCGGTTGCCTCCGCTCGTTGTCGCCGCCACTGGTGTTGGAAATGTACTGGTATTCGCCAATGGAGAAAATTATGTCCAAAAATTGGTGTCAGAGAATTCGGTTATAGTGTTTGGGAAGCGTGGATGTTGCATGTGTCACGTCGTGAAGAAGCTCCTGCTAGGGCTTGGAGTTAACCCCACCGTGTTCGAGGTGGATGAGAAGGAAGAAGCGGCGGTGATTAATGAGTTAGCGAATATTAGCGGTGATAAAGACGGCAGTGATGTGCAGTTTCCGGTGGTTTTTGTAGGTGGAAAATTGTTTGGTGGACTGGAGAGAGTTATGGCTACTCATATCTCTGGTGAGTTGGTGCCTATTTTGAAAGATGCTGGAGCTCTGTGGCTTTGA